One segment of Paenibacillus sp. FSL R7-0337 DNA contains the following:
- a CDS encoding Cof-type HAD-IIB family hydrolase: MYKLIAIDIDDTLINDDKEVTPATQTALEQAVAAGVVVTLATGRAYASAQAIARQTGLNVPIITYQGALVKNLLDEEVLYERYVPQDAVRKLFQYCVEHDLHLQTYIDDKLYAREENQKLIDYSTLNGTQYYIEPDWEAKLVPQKTPKMLIIDDPDFLDELSPILRSLLGDSVHITKSKPHFLEIMHHEGTKGLALEFLAAHFGCELSETMAVGDSWNDHEMLEAAGLGVAMANAIPALKDIADFVTLSNNEDGVKYAIDKFILNAGQEA; encoded by the coding sequence ATGTACAAATTGATTGCCATTGATATTGACGATACCTTGATTAACGACGATAAGGAAGTGACCCCGGCCACCCAGACCGCGCTGGAGCAGGCTGTAGCCGCAGGCGTTGTGGTTACCCTCGCTACCGGACGCGCTTATGCTTCCGCCCAGGCGATTGCCCGCCAGACCGGACTGAATGTTCCGATCATCACCTACCAAGGGGCGCTGGTAAAGAACCTGCTCGATGAAGAGGTCCTGTATGAGCGTTATGTGCCGCAGGACGCGGTGCGCAAGCTTTTCCAGTATTGTGTAGAGCATGATCTGCACCTGCAGACTTATATTGACGACAAGCTGTATGCCCGTGAAGAGAATCAGAAGCTGATTGACTATTCCACTCTGAATGGAACGCAGTACTACATCGAACCGGACTGGGAAGCCAAGCTGGTTCCGCAAAAAACACCAAAAATGCTCATTATCGACGATCCCGACTTCCTCGATGAGCTGTCTCCGATCCTGCGCAGCCTGCTCGGCGATTCGGTTCATATCACGAAGTCCAAGCCGCATTTCCTGGAGATTATGCATCATGAAGGCACCAAGGGTCTGGCCCTGGAATTCCTGGCTGCGCACTTTGGCTGCGAGTTGTCCGAGACGATGGCTGTCGGCGATTCCTGGAATGATCATGAGATGCTTGAAGCTGCGGGTCTCGGTGTGGCCATGGCGAATGCCATTCCTGCGCTTAAGGATATCGCTGATTTCGTTACACTCAGCAACAATGAGGACGGCGTGAAATACGCTATTGATAAGTTCATTCTTAACGCTGGCCAAGAAGCATAA
- a CDS encoding DMT family transporter: MNRSRIADLSLLLVAMMWGCTFLIVQSAVRVLPPLAFNSIRFTGAAVLLALITAVFYRQEWRKLSLRMVMHALLLGLFLFLGYGFQTVGLLYTTTSNTGFITGLSVVLVPFLSLALLKTAISRYTWLSAGLAAGGLYLLTFTGSAFSLNKGDGLILLCAVAFALQIAYTGRYAPRYPALPLAALQLGFVGLLSIVASLLVDGSGPLLHSGELLRQPEVLSAMLISIGPTSAFAFWIQTACQKYTTPSRVAIIYAMEPVFAAVTGLLFGGETLGASALLGCGCILAAMLLAELNPAPSGTQAEG, from the coding sequence GTGAATCGCTCCCGAATCGCCGATCTCAGTCTCCTCCTGGTGGCGATGATGTGGGGATGCACGTTTCTGATCGTGCAGTCCGCCGTGCGGGTGCTGCCGCCGCTTGCTTTTAACAGCATCCGGTTTACAGGTGCCGCCGTGCTGCTGGCCTTGATTACCGCTGTCTTCTACCGCCAGGAATGGCGTAAGCTGAGCTTGCGCATGGTGATGCATGCCCTGCTGCTGGGCCTCTTCCTGTTCCTCGGCTATGGCTTCCAGACCGTGGGGCTGCTGTACACCACCACCTCCAACACGGGATTTATTACCGGGCTGTCGGTGGTGCTCGTGCCGTTCCTGTCTCTGGCGCTGCTGAAGACGGCCATTTCCAGATATACCTGGCTGAGCGCCGGTCTTGCAGCAGGCGGCTTGTATCTACTGACCTTTACCGGCTCTGCCTTCTCCCTGAATAAGGGCGATGGCCTGATTCTGCTCTGCGCCGTGGCTTTTGCGCTGCAGATCGCGTATACCGGCAGATACGCACCGCGTTATCCGGCCCTGCCGTTGGCGGCGCTTCAGCTCGGCTTCGTAGGCCTGCTCAGCATTGTTGCCTCCCTGCTTGTGGATGGAAGCGGCCCGCTGCTGCACAGCGGAGAGCTGCTCCGCCAGCCGGAGGTGCTCTCTGCGATGCTGATCTCCATCGGGCCAACCAGCGCCTTCGCCTTCTGGATTCAGACGGCCTGCCAGAAATACACCACCCCGTCCCGGGTGGCGATCATCTATGCCATGGAGCCGGTGTTCGCTGCCGTCACCGGCCTGCTCTTCGGCGGAGAGACGCTGGGCGCATCTGCACTGCTCGGCTGCGGCTGCATTCTTGCCGCCATGCTGCTGGCAGAGCTCAACCCCGCACCGTCCGGGACGCAGGCGGAGGGCTGA
- a CDS encoding metal-dependent hydrolase: MMGKSHLVISTGVTLSAMSLLGHAITLPAVAVAVVSSLLPDIDEPNSMLVRKAVPEFLLRILQVALIGAGIYLYFAGIAEPPWNIALALLVGSVSFLPSRRLRHLVMLLIALALFAFADAYDPWNYIAACVLVVASIVPHRGITHTLYAVAGWGALLYFVSLDMNDGGSLWIAGGLSYGLHLLADSLTQRGITPLPPIPFKLRLKLMSTGTKKGNAVEKVCVMLTLALVVYVFVLV, translated from the coding sequence ATGATGGGCAAATCCCATTTAGTTATCAGCACCGGGGTTACCCTGTCCGCCATGAGCTTGCTAGGGCATGCCATTACCCTTCCGGCTGTTGCCGTCGCCGTGGTCAGCTCACTGCTGCCCGATATCGACGAGCCGAATTCCATGCTGGTACGCAAGGCCGTGCCGGAGTTTTTGCTGCGTATTCTGCAGGTAGCGCTGATTGGAGCGGGCATTTATCTTTATTTTGCCGGGATAGCGGAGCCGCCCTGGAATATCGCACTGGCGCTGCTGGTCGGCAGCGTATCCTTCCTGCCCAGCCGCAGGCTGCGGCATCTGGTGATGCTGCTGATTGCGCTGGCCTTGTTTGCTTTTGCCGATGCCTATGATCCATGGAACTATATCGCAGCCTGTGTGCTGGTCGTAGCTTCCATAGTTCCACACCGGGGAATCACACATACGCTGTATGCCGTGGCCGGATGGGGCGCGCTGCTGTACTTCGTCTCCCTTGACATGAATGACGGCGGCAGTCTGTGGATTGCCGGGGGCCTGTCCTACGGACTGCATCTCCTCGCCGACTCCCTGACTCAGCGCGGGATTACCCCGCTGCCTCCGATTCCCTTCAAGCTGCGCTTGAAGCTGATGAGCACCGGCACCAAGAAGGGCAACGCGGTGGAGAAAGTATGCGTGATGCTTACGCTGGCGCTCGTTGTGTATGTGTTCGTGCTTGTATAG
- a CDS encoding lipoate--protein ligase, with protein sequence MLFIDNTGITDASINLAIEEFALKNLPMDESYLLFYINSPSIIIGKHQNTIEEINQEYVKEHNIQVVRRLSGGGAVYHDLGNLNFSFITKDDGQSFHNFLKFTQPVIDYLQSMGVNAELSGRNDLQVGEQKISGNAQFSSRGRMFSHGTLMFDLNLDDVQASLNVNPEKFKSKSTKSVRSRVANIKELLGNPDMTIEQFREGLLRSIFGMEAADVPQYKLTMDDWVRINEISKEHYQNWDWNYGLSPKSNVKHTRKFPAGLVDIRMDIEDSVIREIKIYGDFFGVGDVADVENALRGKRYEEAEVRQALADLDLKHYFGRIEPEDFIGLVFLEE encoded by the coding sequence ATGCTTTTTATTGATAATACCGGCATTACAGACGCATCGATCAATCTGGCCATTGAGGAATTTGCGCTCAAAAACCTCCCGATGGACGAGAGCTACCTGCTCTTCTATATCAACAGCCCGTCGATTATTATCGGCAAGCATCAGAATACGATCGAGGAGATCAACCAGGAGTATGTGAAGGAGCATAACATCCAGGTCGTGCGGCGGCTATCCGGCGGCGGTGCAGTGTATCATGATCTCGGCAACCTCAACTTCAGCTTCATTACCAAGGATGACGGCCAGTCCTTCCATAATTTCCTGAAATTCACCCAGCCGGTCATCGACTATCTGCAGTCTATGGGCGTGAACGCCGAGCTCAGCGGACGCAACGACCTTCAGGTTGGGGAGCAGAAAATCTCCGGCAACGCCCAATTCTCCTCGCGTGGACGTATGTTCAGCCACGGCACCCTGATGTTTGATTTGAATCTGGATGATGTCCAGGCTTCCCTGAACGTGAATCCCGAGAAGTTCAAGTCGAAGAGCACCAAGTCGGTCCGCAGCCGGGTCGCCAATATCAAGGAGCTGCTGGGCAATCCTGATATGACCATTGAACAATTCCGCGAAGGGCTGCTGCGTTCGATCTTCGGCATGGAGGCCGCTGATGTGCCTCAGTACAAGCTGACAATGGACGACTGGGTGCGGATCAATGAAATCTCCAAGGAGCATTACCAGAACTGGGACTGGAACTACGGTCTCTCGCCTAAGAGCAACGTGAAGCACACCCGCAAATTCCCGGCCGGACTCGTGGATATCCGCATGGATATTGAAGATTCGGTCATCCGGGAGATCAAAATCTACGGCGACTTCTTCGGCGTGGGCGATGTGGCAGATGTGGAGAACGCGCTGCGCGGCAAGCGTTATGAGGAGGCAGAGGTCCGCCAGGCGCTGGCTGATCTCGATCTGAAGCATTACTTCGGCCGCATTGAACCGGAGGACTTCATCGGACTTGTGTTTCTTGAGGAATAG
- the cobD gene encoding threonine-phosphate decarboxylase CobD: protein MLEKYGHGGDLLTAAELYGDSNGGFLDFSANINPLGPPPGVLALLRDAVSAITAYPDPGHRRLKALLAEELGLGTEWITVANGAAESMALLLLAVAPRRVGIVEPCFSEYRQLAEQFGAEVLSVQGSSRTDYRADVDGISSLLEQVDLLFLGQPNNPNGVQYPLDALRQLAQQAEACGTVLAVDEAFIDFIPEADRQSLLPELGAYRHTVLVRSMTKFFAIPGLRLGFTAAHPALAAAMTGKQVTWSVNGLALLAGEACLRCGDGYGQETRALIAAERQRLREGLLELGCGVPPGEANFLLLRLPAPWSAQEMQQRLGAGGILVRSCAMYPGLEPGHIRVAVKGRADNDRLLQQMGELIRTGV from the coding sequence ATGCTTGAAAAATATGGACATGGCGGTGATCTGCTGACCGCTGCTGAATTATACGGCGATAGCAACGGCGGGTTTCTGGATTTCAGCGCGAATATTAACCCGCTGGGGCCGCCGCCCGGTGTGCTGGCGCTGCTGCGGGATGCGGTCTCCGCAATCACAGCGTACCCCGATCCGGGCCACCGGAGGCTGAAGGCGCTGCTGGCGGAGGAGCTGGGTCTCGGCACGGAATGGATTACCGTGGCGAACGGGGCGGCAGAGTCGATGGCGCTGCTGCTGCTGGCGGTGGCTCCGCGTCGGGTGGGCATCGTGGAGCCGTGCTTCTCCGAGTACCGCCAGCTCGCGGAGCAGTTCGGCGCGGAGGTCTTGTCCGTTCAGGGGAGCAGCCGGACGGATTACCGGGCTGACGTGGACGGTATCTCCAGCCTGCTGGAGCAGGTCGATCTGCTGTTCCTCGGCCAGCCGAATAATCCGAACGGCGTCCAGTATCCGCTGGACGCGCTGCGGCAGCTCGCGCAGCAGGCGGAGGCCTGCGGGACGGTGCTGGCGGTGGATGAAGCGTTCATCGACTTCATCCCGGAGGCGGACCGGCAATCCCTGCTGCCGGAGCTGGGGGCTTATCGTCATACGGTGCTGGTGCGCTCGATGACGAAGTTTTTTGCCATTCCGGGGCTGCGGCTGGGCTTCACTGCCGCGCATCCGGCGCTTGCCGCGGCCATGACGGGCAAGCAGGTGACCTGGAGCGTGAACGGCCTGGCGCTGCTGGCCGGGGAAGCTTGCCTGCGCTGCGGCGACGGCTACGGGCAGGAGACGCGTGCGCTGATCGCAGCCGAGCGGCAGCGGCTGCGGGAGGGCTTGCTTGAGCTCGGCTGCGGCGTGCCGCCGGGCGAAGCGAACTTCCTGCTGCTGCGGCTGCCCGCTCCGTGGAGTGCGCAGGAGATGCAGCAGCGGCTGGGCGCGGGCGGCATCCTCGTCCGCAGCTGCGCGATGTACCCCGGCCTTGAGCCGGGACACATCCGCGTAGCGGTGAAGGGCCGCGCGGACAATGACCGTCTGCTGCAGCAGATGGGGGAGCTGATCCGGACGGGGGTGTGA
- a CDS encoding adenosylcobinamide amidohydrolase yields the protein MDEIEVSLPFNLEDGVKTYQSKVWPGVALEWREGHLLLEFPAEADSISSAVYGGGAGRLKRAVNQYVSRDYECSNPVQDLENKLQEWGYPLEGCAGLMTAVPLEHAAVAEEDTGSAGIFCCVTAAAGNAARAGSQRSVLAAYRPGTINIMIGIDGWLSQSAMVNAVMTATEAKAAALADLGITDSENGLIATGTTTDAIVLAVSGSRRYAAEHVYAGTATDLGGAIGRLVYSTVTESLRSVKAAKSVSSAQAEALQAAHGGDAGASQAARRVDAEASQAVRGVDAEALQAVHGVHAEELQALQGVDAAAPQAPHSLPPRVSQSGGRE from the coding sequence GTGGATGAGATCGAGGTTAGTCTGCCTTTTAATCTTGAAGACGGAGTGAAGACGTACCAGAGCAAGGTGTGGCCCGGGGTGGCGCTTGAATGGCGGGAGGGCCATCTGCTGCTGGAATTTCCGGCTGAAGCGGACAGTATATCAAGTGCGGTATATGGCGGAGGCGCGGGGCGTCTGAAGCGTGCGGTGAATCAATACGTCAGCCGGGACTACGAATGCAGCAATCCGGTGCAGGATCTGGAAAACAAGCTTCAGGAGTGGGGCTACCCGCTGGAAGGCTGCGCGGGCCTGATGACGGCAGTTCCGCTGGAGCACGCCGCCGTTGCTGAGGAGGATACCGGATCAGCGGGCATATTCTGCTGCGTAACAGCGGCTGCGGGCAACGCGGCCCGGGCGGGATCACAGCGTAGTGTGCTGGCAGCCTACCGTCCAGGCACGATCAACATCATGATTGGGATTGATGGCTGGTTGTCCCAGTCAGCCATGGTTAACGCTGTGATGACGGCTACCGAAGCAAAGGCTGCGGCATTGGCAGACCTCGGAATCACGGATTCCGAGAATGGCCTCATTGCGACCGGCACCACTACGGATGCTATCGTGCTTGCGGTGAGCGGAAGCCGCCGCTATGCTGCGGAGCATGTGTATGCCGGGACGGCGACTGACCTCGGCGGAGCCATCGGCAGACTGGTGTACAGCACGGTGACGGAGAGCCTGCGCTCAGTGAAGGCAGCGAAATCTGTGAGCAGCGCGCAGGCGGAAGCATTGCAGGCTGCGCACGGGGGAGACGCGGGAGCATCACAGGCTGCGCGGAGGGTAGATGCGGAAGCATCACAGGCAGTGCGAGGAGTAGACGCGGAAGCGTTACAGGCTGTGCACGGGGTACACGCAGAAGAATTGCAGGCTCTGCAAGGAGTCGACGCAGCAGCGCCACAGGCACCACATTCTCTGCCACCACGTGTCTCTCAGAGCGGCGGCCGGGAATGA
- the cbiB gene encoding adenosylcobinamide-phosphate synthase CbiB — MKLAIILLFAYIVDRIAGDPRKLPHPVIYMGKAISALERGIRRFAATPNALKRAGILLPLLVAGGAWALTALVVMLLYRLSPWLAGAAEVWLISTTIASKGLKDAGMAVYAELRSGDLPAARRALGMIVGRDTDHLDSPEIVRGTVETVAENIVDAIISPLFFALLGGAPLAMAYRAVNTLDSMVGYKNDKYRDLGWASARLDDVANYIPARMTALLLTLCAALLRLDWRRCWHTVRRDARLHPSPNSGYPESAVAGALGIRLGGENVYHGITSFRAYMGDPLRTMEPEDIIVTSRMMMWSSAIFVCICAAVALLWHGIGG, encoded by the coding sequence GTGAAGCTTGCTATCATCCTGCTCTTTGCTTATATTGTGGACCGGATAGCCGGCGACCCGCGCAAGCTTCCCCATCCCGTTATTTATATGGGGAAGGCGATTAGTGCCCTGGAGCGGGGGATTCGCCGCTTCGCTGCAACGCCCAATGCTCTGAAGCGGGCGGGAATTCTTCTTCCTCTGCTGGTAGCAGGCGGCGCATGGGCGCTGACAGCGCTGGTTGTCATGCTGCTCTACCGGCTATCGCCCTGGCTGGCCGGAGCAGCCGAAGTGTGGCTGATCTCCACCACCATTGCCTCCAAAGGGCTAAAGGATGCGGGCATGGCAGTTTACGCCGAGCTGCGCTCGGGGGATCTGCCCGCCGCCCGCCGGGCGCTCGGGATGATCGTTGGCCGCGATACAGACCATCTGGATAGCCCGGAGATTGTGCGCGGTACGGTGGAGACGGTCGCGGAGAATATCGTCGATGCGATCATCTCGCCGCTGTTCTTCGCCTTACTGGGCGGCGCACCGCTGGCTATGGCTTATCGTGCAGTGAACACGCTGGATTCCATGGTAGGCTACAAGAATGATAAATACCGCGATCTCGGCTGGGCATCGGCCCGCCTGGATGATGTCGCCAACTACATACCGGCGCGGATGACTGCGCTGCTCTTAACCTTATGTGCGGCACTTCTGCGGCTGGACTGGCGCAGATGCTGGCACACGGTTCGCCGGGATGCCCGCCTGCATCCCAGCCCGAACAGCGGGTATCCCGAATCGGCAGTAGCCGGGGCGCTTGGCATCCGGCTTGGCGGTGAGAATGTATACCATGGCATAACTTCCTTTCGCGCTTACATGGGTGATCCGCTGCGGACGATGGAGCCGGAGGATATTATTGTGACCTCGCGGATGATGATGTGGTCCTCGGCTATCTTTGTCTGCATCTGTGCAGCCGTTGCCCTGCTATGGCATGGGATCGGGGGTTGA
- a CDS encoding histidine phosphatase family protein, with protein sequence MKKVQALGAGESSPAIQKAQKVQNARKTQNAQNTQNTQETWGSQKAQKLQSTQSPQTNPAQPELEVVLVRHGYTQWNKEHRYLGSTDLPLVPGEAERLEKLRTQPPLGGEFRSVYCSDLRRCRETLAALLPHLMPQAVYDSRLREVDFGAWEGYTYDQLKDNPLYRSWIDNPGSATPPEGEAWAQFAARVDHFWIELLREVQAPDASRILLVTHGGVIRQLLAQIIEGQTFYTAAAPAPGEVTVLRLLKVGGSWQMAAENANG encoded by the coding sequence TTGAAGAAAGTTCAAGCATTGGGTGCGGGGGAGTCTTCTCCGGCAATCCAGAAAGCTCAGAAGGTTCAGAATGCTCGAAAAACTCAGAATGCTCAGAATACACAGAATACACAGGAAACCTGGGGCAGTCAGAAGGCTCAAAAGTTGCAGAGTACACAGTCACCTCAGACCAACCCTGCGCAGCCGGAGCTGGAAGTGGTTTTAGTCCGACATGGCTATACCCAGTGGAATAAGGAACACCGTTATCTGGGCAGTACCGATTTGCCGCTTGTGCCGGGAGAGGCAGAGCGGCTTGAGAAGCTACGGACACAGCCACCGCTTGGCGGGGAGTTCCGCAGTGTCTATTGCAGTGACCTGCGCAGATGCCGGGAAACTCTAGCGGCCTTGCTTCCGCACCTGATGCCGCAGGCAGTCTATGATTCCCGGCTACGGGAGGTGGACTTCGGGGCGTGGGAGGGCTACACGTATGATCAACTTAAGGATAATCCGCTGTACCGGAGCTGGATTGACAACCCCGGGTCGGCAACGCCCCCGGAAGGGGAGGCGTGGGCGCAATTCGCTGCCCGGGTTGATCATTTCTGGATAGAGCTTCTGCGGGAGGTGCAGGCTCCCGATGCATCCCGTATATTACTGGTGACCCATGGCGGCGTCATCCGGCAGCTGCTGGCGCAGATCATTGAAGGCCAGACATTCTATACCGCAGCAGCACCGGCTCCTGGTGAGGTTACGGTCCTGCGTCTGCTGAAGGTTGGAGGAAGCTGGCAGATGGCGGCGGAGAATGCTAACGGGTGA
- a CDS encoding PLP-dependent aminotransferase family protein has translation MFKDFKLITGRPVSIQVKDYMKHLIIKSALQGGQKLPSTRELSSLLKVSRNSVISAYEGLEDDGFAYTVQGQGSYVAQGAAAQNGAEAASWTMDWKERLSGQALLAEELDIMKRGIRAEKGTISFTSIAPDERLFELDHVRRAFLERMSVEGNVLLNYGYAKGYKPLIDYLKQYMEHKGVDLRGKDMLITNGFTEGFDLVLSALGKRHGAVVCENPTHHTAIKNLKLHGFGIHGVTMERDGIHLGELEQALEARPYDCAYLVPSYHNPTGIVMSPEKRQGLMKLMQDYNVPVIEDGFNEELRYSGAHVAPLIAAAGGGNGVVYLGSFSKVLFPGLRVGWVLADEELIYYLESVKRARTIHTSTLDQSILYQYLLGGNLEKYLKKARLEYKRKYELTLACCKEHIPYASLSGDGGLHLFVTFAEGFNTRELLAACHARGVIFTAGDIFFTDGAGQNTLRLGFSRVADEDIVRGIAIIGKTARTLMGE, from the coding sequence ATGTTTAAGGATTTCAAGCTCATTACCGGGCGTCCGGTATCGATCCAGGTGAAGGATTATATGAAGCATCTCATCATCAAAAGCGCGCTCCAAGGCGGCCAAAAGCTCCCCTCGACACGCGAACTCAGCAGCCTGCTGAAGGTCAGCCGGAACTCGGTGATCTCGGCTTATGAGGGTCTGGAGGACGATGGCTTCGCCTATACCGTACAGGGTCAAGGCAGTTATGTCGCCCAAGGCGCGGCAGCGCAGAACGGTGCGGAAGCCGCCTCATGGACGATGGACTGGAAGGAACGGCTTAGCGGGCAGGCGCTGCTTGCAGAGGAGCTGGACATTATGAAGCGGGGGATACGCGCGGAGAAGGGCACGATTTCTTTTACCAGCATCGCCCCGGATGAGCGTCTCTTCGAGCTGGATCATGTCCGCAGAGCGTTCCTGGAGCGTATGTCCGTAGAGGGCAACGTTCTGCTGAATTATGGATATGCCAAAGGATATAAGCCGTTAATAGACTATCTCAAGCAATATATGGAGCATAAAGGCGTGGATCTGCGCGGCAAGGATATGCTGATTACGAACGGGTTCACGGAGGGCTTCGACCTGGTGCTGTCGGCTCTCGGCAAGCGGCATGGCGCAGTGGTCTGCGAGAATCCGACGCATCATACGGCAATCAAGAATCTTAAGCTGCACGGCTTCGGAATTCACGGGGTCACGATGGAGCGGGACGGCATCCACCTCGGGGAGCTGGAGCAGGCGCTGGAGGCGCGGCCGTATGACTGTGCTTATCTGGTTCCCTCCTACCATAATCCCACCGGCATCGTCATGTCCCCCGAGAAAAGACAAGGGCTAATGAAGCTGATGCAGGACTACAACGTGCCGGTGATTGAGGACGGGTTCAATGAAGAGCTGCGCTATTCCGGCGCCCATGTGGCTCCGTTAATTGCGGCGGCGGGCGGCGGGAACGGCGTGGTGTATCTCGGCAGCTTTTCCAAGGTCCTGTTCCCCGGGCTGCGGGTAGGCTGGGTGCTGGCGGATGAGGAGCTGATCTATTATTTGGAGAGTGTTAAGCGGGCGCGGACCATTCATACCTCGACGCTTGACCAGTCCATTCTGTATCAATATCTGCTGGGCGGCAACCTGGAGAAATATCTCAAAAAAGCCCGGCTGGAGTATAAACGCAAATACGAGCTGACCCTGGCCTGCTGTAAGGAGCATATACCATATGCCTCCTTGTCGGGTGATGGGGGGCTGCATCTGTTCGTAACGTTCGCGGAAGGCTTCAATACAAGGGAATTGCTGGCGGCTTGCCACGCGCGGGGGGTTATTTTTACGGCGGGAGACATCTTCTTCACAGACGGTGCAGGACAGAATACGCTGCGGTTGGGCTTCTCCAGGGTGGCGGATGAGGATATTGTGCGGGGCATTGCAATCATCGGGAAGACAGCACGGACATTAATGGGAGAATGA
- a CDS encoding D-alanine--D-alanine ligase — protein sequence MLRVGVIMGGVSSEYEVSLKTGREMLKALDPAKYTGIPVHITSRKELLEGATGLDFALLALHGAYGEDGTVQGTLETLGIPYSGSGVLASSLCMDKGLAKTIIRSKSIPTPDWLCWDSMDDYAPEAVERLGYPVMVKPNSGGSSIGMTKVRGPEGLRAAVDKAFASADGGAVLIEQYIPGQEITCSILGGELLPVIGIQSLGADWFDYEAKYEQGGAEEQIIRLPDAVQEQVRTAALTCYRALKCAVYARVDMLLKDGIPYVLEVNTLPGMTATSLLPQSAAAAGMDFSSLLDEIITGSLRERGGLKGAFGEGARTDVDAGVKPQGQVKDAQQAGYSNHTHHAHHVPQAPQAPQAQPVESGGVRL from the coding sequence ATGCTAAGAGTAGGTGTGATTATGGGCGGGGTATCGTCCGAATATGAGGTGTCGCTGAAGACTGGCAGAGAGATGCTGAAGGCGCTTGATCCGGCAAAATACACAGGAATTCCGGTACACATTACCTCGCGTAAAGAGCTGCTTGAAGGGGCGACGGGACTGGACTTCGCTCTGCTCGCCCTGCATGGGGCTTACGGGGAAGATGGTACAGTGCAGGGAACCCTGGAGACGCTCGGAATTCCGTATTCCGGGAGCGGGGTGCTCGCAAGCAGCTTGTGTATGGATAAAGGGCTGGCCAAGACGATCATCCGCAGCAAAAGCATTCCCACACCCGACTGGCTGTGTTGGGACAGCATGGACGACTATGCCCCGGAAGCCGTGGAACGGCTCGGTTATCCGGTGATGGTGAAGCCGAATTCCGGCGGGTCCAGCATCGGGATGACCAAGGTAAGAGGGCCAGAGGGGCTGCGGGCGGCGGTGGATAAGGCTTTTGCTAGTGCGGATGGAGGAGCGGTGCTGATTGAACAATACATCCCGGGACAGGAGATTACCTGCTCCATCCTGGGGGGAGAGTTGCTGCCGGTCATCGGGATTCAATCGCTGGGTGCAGACTGGTTCGATTATGAGGCCAAATACGAACAGGGCGGAGCGGAGGAGCAGATTATCCGGCTGCCGGATGCGGTGCAGGAACAGGTACGGACGGCGGCGTTAACCTGCTACCGGGCGCTTAAATGCGCAGTGTATGCACGGGTGGATATGCTGCTGAAGGATGGCATCCCTTATGTGCTGGAGGTGAATACATTGCCCGGAATGACGGCAACCAGCCTGTTGCCTCAGAGTGCAGCGGCAGCCGGGATGGATTTCAGCAGCTTGCTGGATGAGATTATTACCGGATCGCTGCGGGAGCGCGGGGGCTTGAAAGGTGCATTTGGCGAGGGAGCACGGACGGATGTGGATGCAGGAGTTAAGCCGCAGGGGCAAGTCAAGGATGCGCAGCAAGCCGGTTATTCCAATCATACCCATCATGCACATCATGTCCCTCAAGCCCCTCAAGCCCCTCAAGCGCAGCCTGTAGAATCTGGAGGTGTCAGGCTATGA